The Pantoea phytobeneficialis genome has a segment encoding these proteins:
- the hemG gene encoding menaquinone-dependent protoporphyrinogen IX dehydrogenase codes for MKALIVYSSRDGQTQKIAGRIAQNLAPQQLCDVIEISQTATLDWAQYDRVLIGASIRYGHFHPALMKFVTQHLGELQQRVSGFFSVNLTARKADKCTPETNAYTRKFLAQSPWQPDCCAVFAGALRYPRYRWFDRVMIQLIMRMTGGETDTSKEVEYTDWQKVALFAQDFVQLPGKSL; via the coding sequence ATGAAAGCGTTGATTGTTTATTCCAGCCGTGACGGGCAAACACAGAAAATTGCCGGACGTATTGCGCAAAACCTGGCACCGCAACAGTTGTGTGATGTGATTGAGATATCACAGACAGCGACGCTTGATTGGGCGCAATATGATCGGGTGCTGATTGGTGCCTCGATTCGCTATGGTCATTTCCATCCGGCATTAATGAAGTTTGTCACTCAGCATTTGGGAGAGTTGCAGCAGCGTGTTAGTGGTTTCTTCAGTGTGAATCTGACAGCACGTAAAGCAGATAAATGCACACCGGAGACTAATGCTTACACCCGTAAGTTTCTGGCCCAGTCACCCTGGCAGCCAGACTGCTGTGCGGTATTTGCCGGTGCGCTGCGTTATCCGCGCTATCGTTGGTTTGACCGCGTCATGATTCAGTTGATTATGCGTATGACGGGCGGGGAAACAGATACTTCTAAAGAGGTGGAGTACACCGATTGGCAAAAGGTCGCGCTTTTTGCCCAGGATTTTGTGCAGTTACCAGGCAAATCGTTGTGA
- the murB gene encoding UDP-N-acetylmuramate dehydrogenase codes for MSSPNTSLKAFNTLGLEVSAKHIVIADTAEAIIDAWQDCVQQTQPFMVLGGGSNVLFLEDFQGTVIINAIKGIAIEEHTEAWQLHIGAGENWHELVEHTLKKGITGLENLALIPGMAGSAPIQNIGAYGVEFKDICHYVDALHLPTQKIVRLDREECAFGYRDSIFKHAMKNDYVIVAVGLRLTKQWRLVLSYGDLARLNPATASAWDVFNAVCQMRQSKLPDPSVTGNVGSFFKNPLITANQAATLCAQWPTMPLYPQPDGEVKLAAGWLIDQCQLKGYRVGGAAVHRQQALVLINEDRATPQDIVQLAREVRSHVGEKFNVWLEPEVRFIGAQGERNAVEVIS; via the coding sequence ATGTCCAGCCCCAACACTTCTCTTAAAGCTTTCAATACACTTGGCCTCGAGGTCAGTGCGAAACATATCGTTATTGCTGATACCGCAGAAGCCATCATTGATGCATGGCAGGATTGTGTCCAGCAGACACAGCCATTTATGGTACTCGGAGGCGGTAGCAATGTGCTGTTTCTTGAAGACTTTCAGGGTACTGTCATTATTAATGCAATCAAAGGTATAGCCATAGAAGAACATACCGAAGCATGGCAGTTGCATATCGGGGCGGGAGAGAATTGGCATGAACTGGTTGAGCATACTTTAAAGAAAGGAATTACGGGTCTTGAGAACCTGGCGTTAATTCCAGGTATGGCGGGTTCAGCTCCTATCCAAAACATCGGTGCTTACGGGGTGGAATTCAAAGATATCTGCCATTATGTTGATGCTTTGCATCTGCCCACCCAGAAAATCGTGCGACTGGATCGTGAAGAGTGCGCATTCGGTTATCGTGACAGTATTTTCAAACATGCAATGAAAAACGATTACGTCATTGTAGCGGTTGGATTACGCCTGACAAAACAATGGCGGCTTGTACTGAGTTACGGCGACCTGGCACGACTGAATCCTGCAACGGCCAGCGCGTGGGATGTATTCAATGCGGTATGTCAGATGCGTCAGAGTAAGCTGCCTGATCCCAGCGTAACGGGTAATGTAGGGAGTTTCTTTAAAAATCCACTGATTACTGCCAACCAGGCTGCTACGTTATGTGCCCAGTGGCCGACGATGCCACTTTATCCGCAACCTGATGGCGAGGTAAAACTTGCCGCGGGTTGGTTGATCGATCAATGTCAGCTGAAAGGCTATCGGGTTGGTGGTGCTGCTGTGCATCGTCAGCAGGCGCTGGTGCTGATCAACGAAGATCGAGCGACACCTCAGGACATTGTTCAGTTGGCACGGGAAGTACGAAGCCATGTCGGTGAAAAATTTAATGTCTGGCTGGAGCCGGAAGTTCGTTTTATTGGTGCGCAGGGCGAACGCAATGCCGTTGAGGTGATCTCATGA
- the secE gene encoding preprotein translocase subunit SecE, with amino-acid sequence MSANTEAQGSGRGLETVKWLVVAVLLVVAIVGNYYYRDVTLPLRALAVVVLIAVAGGVALLTTKGKATVAFAREARTEMRKVIWPTRQETLHTTLIVAAVTAVMSLILWGLDGILVRLVSFITGLRF; translated from the coding sequence ATGAGTGCGAATACCGAAGCTCAAGGGAGCGGACGCGGCCTGGAAACCGTAAAATGGCTGGTTGTTGCCGTATTACTGGTTGTCGCTATTGTTGGTAATTACTACTACCGCGATGTGACACTGCCGTTACGTGCGCTGGCCGTAGTGGTTCTGATTGCAGTGGCAGGCGGCGTTGCGTTGCTGACCACAAAAGGCAAAGCGACAGTTGCGTTTGCGCGTGAAGCAAGAACCGAGATGCGTAAGGTCATTTGGCCGACTCGCCAGGAAACGCTGCACACCACGTTAATCGTTGCCGCGGTAACTGCCGTGATGTCACTGATTTTGTGGGGACTGGATGGTATTCTTGTCCGACTTGTATCGTTTATCACTGGCCTGAGGTTCTGA
- the nusG gene encoding transcription termination/antitermination protein NusG — translation MSEAPKKRWYVVQAFSGFEGRVAQSLREHIKLHNMEELFGEVMVPTEEVVEIRGGQRRKSERKFFPGYVLVQMVMNDASWHLVRSVPRVMGFIGGTSDRPAPISDKEVDAIMNRLQQVGDKPRPKTLFEPGEMVRVNDGPFADFNGVVEEVDYEKSRLKVSVSIFGRATPVELDFSQVEKG, via the coding sequence ATGTCTGAAGCTCCAAAAAAACGCTGGTACGTCGTGCAGGCGTTTTCCGGTTTCGAAGGCCGCGTAGCCCAGTCGCTGCGTGAGCACATCAAATTGCACAACATGGAAGAGTTGTTTGGCGAAGTCATGGTGCCGACTGAAGAAGTCGTGGAAATCCGTGGTGGCCAGCGTCGCAAAAGTGAGCGCAAATTCTTCCCAGGTTACGTATTGGTTCAGATGGTAATGAATGATGCCAGCTGGCACCTGGTGCGTAGCGTACCGCGTGTGATGGGCTTCATTGGTGGTACATCTGACCGTCCAGCACCGATCAGCGATAAAGAAGTTGATGCGATTATGAACCGCCTGCAGCAGGTGGGTGATAAGCCGCGTCCAAAAACGTTGTTCGAGCCGGGCGAAATGGTACGCGTCAACGACGGTCCTTTTGCCGACTTCAACGGTGTGGTGGAAGAGGTGGATTACGAAAAGAGCCGCCTGAAAGTCTCTGTTTCCATCTTCGGTCGCGCTACCCCTGTCGAGCTGGATTTCAGCCAGGTAGAAAAAGGCTAA
- the birA gene encoding bifunctional biotin--[acetyl-CoA-carboxylase] ligase/biotin operon repressor BirA, with amino-acid sequence MKDHSVPLKLVALLADGEFHSGEQLGEVLGMSRAAINKHIQTLKSWGLDVYTVTGKGYSLPAPIQLLNEEEILSRLHQPNLAVIPVIDSTNQYLLERMDQLVSGDACIAEYQQAGRGRRGRQWFSPFGANLYMSMYWRLEQGPAAAMGLSLVIGIVMAEVIQSLGAKDVRVKWPNDLYLHDRKLAGILVELTGKTGDAAQIVIGAGINLAMRSEGATQINQGWINLQEAGVQIDRNQLAAQLINSLREALPLFERDGLAPFIERWDALDNFINRPVKLLIGDREVHGIARGVDKQGGLLLEQDGAVKAWVGGEISLRPDN; translated from the coding sequence ATGAAAGACCACAGTGTTCCGTTAAAACTGGTCGCTTTACTGGCAGATGGGGAATTCCATTCTGGTGAGCAACTGGGCGAAGTTCTGGGGATGAGCCGGGCAGCGATTAACAAGCATATACAAACGCTGAAGAGTTGGGGACTGGATGTTTATACGGTTACCGGGAAGGGTTACAGCCTGCCTGCTCCCATTCAGTTGCTGAACGAAGAAGAGATATTGTCGCGGCTGCATCAACCTAATCTGGCCGTTATTCCGGTGATTGACTCTACGAACCAGTATCTGCTGGAGCGCATGGATCAGCTGGTTTCAGGCGATGCCTGTATTGCAGAGTATCAACAGGCAGGACGAGGGCGTCGCGGCAGGCAGTGGTTTTCCCCTTTTGGCGCCAATTTGTATATGTCGATGTACTGGCGACTGGAGCAAGGGCCAGCTGCTGCGATGGGGCTTAGCCTTGTTATTGGCATTGTCATGGCCGAAGTTATTCAGTCCCTCGGTGCAAAAGATGTACGAGTTAAATGGCCGAATGACCTCTATCTGCATGATCGGAAATTGGCCGGTATTCTGGTTGAACTGACCGGAAAAACGGGCGATGCGGCGCAAATTGTCATTGGTGCAGGTATCAATCTTGCGATGCGATCAGAAGGCGCAACACAAATAAATCAAGGCTGGATTAACTTGCAAGAGGCTGGAGTGCAGATCGATCGCAACCAGTTGGCTGCTCAGTTGATTAACAGCCTACGGGAAGCTTTGCCATTATTTGAACGTGATGGACTGGCACCTTTTATTGAGCGTTGGGATGCATTGGATAACTTTATTAATCGGCCAGTCAAATTGCTAATTGGCGATCGCGAAGTGCATGGCATAGCGCGTGGTGTTGATAAGCAAGGTGGTTTATTGTTGGAACAGGATGGTGCTGTTAAGGCATGGGTTGGTGGTGAAATTTCATTACGACCCGATAATTAA
- the trkH gene encoding Trk system potassium transporter TrkH, producing the protein MHFRAITRIVGLLVILFSVTMILPGLVALIYRDGAGRAFSQTFMMAIVIGSLLWWPNRKQKTELKPREGFLIVVLFWTVLGSVGAMPFMFAEQPHLSVTDAFFESFSGLTTTGATTLVGLDSLPKAILFYRQMLQWLGGMGIIVLAVAILPILGVGGMQLYRAEMPGPLKDNKMRPRIAETAKTLWLIYVLLTIACAVALWLAGMPVFDAIGHSFSTIAIGGFSTHDASIGYFNSPTINTIVAVFLLISGCNYGLHFSLLSGRSLKVYWRDPEFRMFIGVQLTLVVICTVVLWFHDVYSSGLQTLNQAFFQVVSMATTAGFTTDSIARWPLFLPVLLLCSAFIGGCAGSTGGGLKVIRILLLCKQGSRELKRLVHPNAVYTIKLGNRALPERILEAVWGFFSAYALVFLVSMLAIIATGVDDFSAFAAVAATLNNLGPGLGVVADNFASMNDVAKWILISTMLFGRLEVFTLLVLFTPTFWRE; encoded by the coding sequence ATGCATTTTCGCGCCATTACCCGCATTGTGGGCCTGCTGGTGATTTTGTTCTCAGTAACCATGATCCTGCCAGGTCTGGTGGCCTTAATTTATCGTGACGGTGCCGGACGGGCGTTCAGTCAGACCTTTATGATGGCCATTGTCATTGGTTCACTGCTGTGGTGGCCGAACCGCAAACAAAAGACCGAGCTGAAGCCGCGCGAAGGTTTTCTGATCGTGGTGTTATTCTGGACCGTGCTGGGCAGCGTGGGGGCCATGCCGTTTATGTTTGCCGAGCAGCCGCACCTGTCGGTGACCGATGCGTTCTTTGAATCCTTTTCCGGTTTAACCACTACCGGGGCGACGACGCTGGTGGGGCTGGATTCGTTGCCCAAAGCGATTCTGTTCTATCGGCAGATGCTGCAATGGTTGGGGGGGATGGGGATCATTGTGCTGGCGGTGGCGATCCTACCGATTCTCGGTGTGGGTGGGATGCAGTTGTATCGCGCGGAAATGCCCGGACCGCTGAAAGATAACAAAATGCGACCGCGTATCGCAGAGACGGCAAAAACCCTGTGGTTGATCTATGTTCTGCTGACCATCGCCTGTGCCGTGGCGCTGTGGCTGGCGGGGATGCCGGTGTTTGATGCTATCGGCCATAGTTTTTCCACCATCGCCATCGGTGGCTTCTCGACACATGATGCCAGCATTGGCTATTTCAACAGCCCAACAATCAATACCATCGTGGCGGTATTCCTGCTGATCTCTGGCTGTAACTATGGCTTGCACTTCTCTTTATTGAGTGGCCGCAGCCTGAAAGTGTACTGGCGCGATCCGGAGTTTCGGATGTTCATTGGCGTGCAGTTGACGCTGGTGGTGATCTGTACCGTGGTGCTGTGGTTCCATGATGTCTATTCCAGTGGCTTACAAACGCTGAACCAGGCCTTTTTCCAGGTGGTATCGATGGCCACCACCGCCGGATTCACTACGGACAGCATCGCGCGTTGGCCGCTGTTTCTGCCGGTGCTGTTGCTGTGTTCCGCTTTTATCGGTGGCTGTGCGGGTTCGACCGGTGGCGGCCTGAAGGTGATCCGTATTCTGTTGCTGTGCAAACAGGGTTCGCGTGAGCTGAAGCGCCTTGTCCACCCTAACGCGGTTTACACTATTAAGTTGGGGAACCGTGCATTGCCGGAACGCATTCTGGAAGCGGTTTGGGGATTCTTCTCCGCTTATGCGCTGGTGTTCCTGGTGAGTATGCTGGCAATCATCGCCACCGGTGTCGATGACTTCTCCGCTTTTGCCGCTGTTGCCGCGACCCTCAATAACCTCGGACCTGGGCTGGGGGTGGTCGCCGATAACTTTGCTTCGATGAATGATGTGGCGAAGTGGATATTGATTTCGACCATGCTGTTTGGCCGCCTTGAGGTGTTTACTTTGCTGGTGCTCTTCACCCCGACCTTCTGGCGCGAGTGA
- the coaA gene encoding type I pantothenate kinase, whose protein sequence is MSKKTTPLTTPYLEFDRQQWAALRDSVPMTLAEGEIERLRGINEDLSLEEVAEIYLPLSRLLNFYISSNLRRQAVLEQFLGTNAQKIPYIISIAGSVAVGKSTTARVLQALLSRWPEHRKVELITTDGFLHPNAVLKQRGLMKKKGFPQSYDMHRLVNFVSDLKSGASQVTAPVYSHLIYDVIPDGDKVVKQPDILILEGLNVLQSGMDYPHDPHHVFVSDFVDFSIYVDAPEDLLESWYINRFLKFREGAFSDPDSYFHHYSQLPEEDAVSIARSLWKEINWLNLKENILPTRERASLIMTKSADHAVQHVRLRK, encoded by the coding sequence ATGAGTAAAAAGACGACGCCACTTACTACGCCCTACCTGGAGTTTGATCGTCAGCAATGGGCTGCCTTGCGCGACTCAGTGCCGATGACACTGGCAGAGGGTGAAATCGAACGATTGCGCGGCATCAACGAGGATCTCTCGCTGGAAGAGGTCGCGGAGATTTATTTGCCGTTATCGCGCCTGTTAAATTTTTACATCAGTTCTAATCTGCGACGCCAGGCTGTGCTTGAACAGTTTCTTGGCACCAACGCGCAGAAAATCCCTTATATCATCAGCATTGCTGGCAGTGTCGCTGTGGGTAAAAGTACCACCGCCCGCGTGTTGCAGGCACTGCTCAGCCGTTGGCCGGAACATCGCAAAGTAGAATTGATCACCACAGATGGCTTTCTCCACCCAAATGCGGTTCTGAAACAACGCGGGTTGATGAAAAAGAAAGGCTTCCCGCAATCCTACGATATGCATCGACTGGTCAATTTTGTCTCCGACCTAAAGTCCGGTGCCAGCCAGGTAACTGCCCCGGTTTATTCACATCTGATTTATGATGTTATTCCCGACGGCGATAAAGTTGTTAAACAGCCTGATATTCTGATCCTTGAAGGTTTAAACGTGCTGCAAAGCGGAATGGATTATCCTCACGATCCGCATCATGTATTTGTCTCGGATTTTGTCGACTTCTCCATATATGTTGATGCACCTGAAGATCTGCTCGAAAGCTGGTATATCAATCGGTTTCTTAAATTTCGTGAAGGTGCCTTTAGCGATCCAGATTCATATTTCCATCATTATTCTCAACTGCCTGAAGAAGACGCCGTCAGCATTGCTCGCAGTCTGTGGAAAGAGATTAACTGGTTGAATCTTAAAGAGAACATTCTTCCGACTCGTGAGCGGGCCAGCCTTATCATGACGAAGTCAGCTGATCATGCCGTACAACATGTACGACTGAGAAAATAA
- a CDS encoding GTP-binding protein, producing MAKEQFQRNKLHVNVGTIGHVDHGKTTLTAAITTVLAKTYGGQARAFDQIDNAPEEKARGITINTSHVEYETPTRHYAHVDCPGHADYVKNMITGAA from the coding sequence ATGGCTAAAGAGCAATTTCAACGTAACAAACTGCACGTAAACGTGGGCACCATCGGTCACGTTGACCACGGTAAAACCACTCTGACTGCTGCAATCACCACCGTTCTGGCTAAAACCTACGGCGGCCAGGCTCGTGCATTCGACCAGATCGACAACGCGCCGGAAGAGAAAGCTCGTGGTATCACCATCAACACTTCTCACGTTGAGTACGAAACCCCGACTCGCCACTACGCGCACGTTGACTGCCCGGGCCACGCCGACTATGTGAAAAACATGATCACCGGTGCTGCT
- the rplK gene encoding 50S ribosomal protein L11, with the protein MAKKVQAYVKLQVAAGMANPSPPVGPALGQQGVNIMEFCKAFNAKTESLEKGLPTPVVITVYSDRSFTFVTKTPPAAVLLKKAAGIKSGSGKPNKDKVGKVTRAQVREIAETKAADMTGADVEAMTRSIEGTARSMGLVVED; encoded by the coding sequence ATGGCTAAGAAAGTACAAGCCTACGTCAAGCTGCAGGTTGCAGCTGGTATGGCTAACCCGAGCCCACCGGTTGGTCCAGCTCTGGGTCAGCAGGGCGTTAACATCATGGAATTCTGTAAAGCGTTCAACGCGAAGACCGAATCTCTGGAAAAAGGTCTGCCGACTCCTGTTGTTATCACCGTATACAGCGACCGTTCTTTCACCTTCGTTACCAAAACACCTCCGGCTGCCGTACTGCTGAAAAAAGCAGCGGGCATCAAGTCTGGTTCTGGTAAGCCGAACAAAGACAAAGTCGGTAAAGTAACCCGTGCTCAGGTACGTGAAATCGCAGAAACCAAAGCTGCGGACATGACTGGTGCTGACGTAGAAGCGATGACTCGCTCTATCGAAGGTACTGCTCGTTCCATGGGCCTGGTAGTGGAGGACTAA